GCGAGCGCGCTCGATCTCGTCTTCGAGGATTCCGAAGACGTGCTTGCGCAGGGCGACCACCGCGGGGGCGACGTCGAGCTCTTCGCGCGACTCGCCGAAGGTGCGGGCGGCGCGGCCGACGATCTCGCGGGCGGCATCCGTGGCTCCGAGCTCTTCGAGCGGAGCGTGGATGCGAATGGTCTCGAGGTCGAGCAGGTCGACGCCGGGCACCTCGGCGACGTCGGGGGCGACGTTGCGGGGAAGACCCAGGTCGACGACGAGCTGGCGTGCGCCCGGCTTGAGCCCGTCGGAAGCGGATGCCGCGAGCACGGCGCGGCCCTCGGTGAGCACCGCTTTGTCGACCACGTGGTGCTCGACCGTGGTGCACGTGACGATGACGTCGGCGCTCGCCGCGGCGACCGCGTAGTCGGCCTTGGTCACAGCGTCGATCGCGTGGCTGGCCGCGAACTTGCCCGCGCGGCCCGAGGGAGAGTACACGCGCACGTCGATCGCGCCGCGCTCGCGCAGTGCCGCGAGCGACGCGCCGGCGTAGCGGCCGGTGCCGACGAGCAGCACCCGGGCCTCGGCCCAGTCGGGCACGCGGCTCTCGGCGAGGTCGAGGGCGAGGCGCACGAGCGAGCGGCCTGCGCCGCCGATGCCGGTCTGGTTCTTCACGCGGCGTGAAGTCTGCGAGGCACGCTGGAAGAGGCGCTCGAGGTCGGGGGTCGTCGTGCCCTCGGCACGGGCGCGCTCGAGCGAACGGCGCACCTGGCCGGCGATCTCGCCCTCGCCGATGACGACGGATTCGAGCCCGGATGCCACGGCGAACAGGTGGCCGGCCACGGCGTTGCCATGCACGAAGCCGAAGGTCGTGCGCAGCTCTTCGGGCTCGAGGCCGGCAGCCGTGCCCACCGCGCGGATCGCCTCGTGCACGAGCGGAACCGGCGACGATCCCTCAGGCGCGTCGAGGTCGAGGTAGGCCTCGAAGCGATTGCAGGTGGCCACTACGACGGCGCCCTGAACCGCATCGTCGACCGCGAGGATGCGCGGCGCGGCGTGTTCCGCGTTCGCCGAAAGACGCTCGAGTGTGTCGAACCCGGCGTTCTTGTGACTCGCGGTGAGGCAGATGAGCACGAGACGATTCTACCCGCCGTCGAATCCGCTTTTGCCGTGGCGCGTCATCGGGTGAATCGAGCGGATGTCGCGCAGCTCAGCGCATCGCCAATTGCGACCTCGACCGACCCAGCGAGGTCGGTGCCGTCGTGGGGCGCAGGTCGAGGCCCTCGGCCTTCAGCGCGTCGCGGTGCTTGGCTTTCCAGCTGCGCACGACCGCGTAGAACGGGGCTTCGCTGAGCGCGAACGAGCCCGGGCGTTCGGTGCCGAGCATGATCGGCAACTCGACGCTCGTGCCGCCGCGGCGCACGCGCATTACGAGCACCGGGACGAGAGACGTGCCCACCACGATCGTGTCGCTGCGGATGTTACGCACCTCGCGCCACGGGAACTGAATCGCGCGCTGCGGCCGGCGCCCGCCGTTCCAGAAAGAGATGCCGAAGGGGTCGACGACGATCGAATAGCGTCGCGCGAGCTGCACTTCGCGCGACCCCTCGGGCAGAAGGTCGTTCAGGCTGCGCACGAGCATCCGGCTCCGGATGCCGCAGCTCACCTCGCCCCGCATGGTCGCCTCGAGCGCCGCTCGTCGCGAGCGGGCGCGGGCAAGATCGTTGAGGTGCATGAACAGCCAGACGAACGCGCCGATCGCCACGATCGCGACGAAGCTGGCGGCGGCACGAGGGCCGGGCACCGGTGGCAGCAGGGTCATCAGCCGGTCGAGGAACGACGAGCCGGCGATGATGCCGCCGATGAGGAGCGCCGCAGCGGCGGCGATCACCGCGGTGAGGCCGCGACGGTGGGGCGCGGCGACGTTCATCGCTCGACCACCCGGCATCTGGACACGGGCGGACCTGGCGGCGAGGTCAGGTGTGATTCAACGGGTCGGGGGCACAGCACGATATCGGGCATGTCTTCTCCGTGGGGGGCGGAGGCGCGTCATCGGGAACTCGGCGCGTCGCCATGTTTGGGTGAACACGACGGAACCGACTGTAGCGCGGGAGCGCTCTCAGCGACAGTATTTTTTGGGGCGCTTGTCCCACTTGGCGCGTGCGCAGGCGCGACGTGAGCGGTCTGGCGTCGACCGGACGCGATCAGCGATCGGTGATGAGCAGCATGTTGCGATCCGGGTCGCGTGTCGTGAAGAACCGGCATTGATCGGGGTCTCCCGAAATCCCCGAGACGTCCATCCCCGCCGCGCGAAGCGACTCCCGTGTGCCATCGAGGTTGGACACCAGAAAGTTGCACGTGGCCCACTCGAGGCCCGGACGCTGGGCGATCCCGCTTGCCGGCCCGAGCAGAGTGATGGCCGTGCCGTCGTCGCCCCCGAGCACGGCACTCGCTTCGCCCGTCTCCCGGATCGTCAAGGCGAAGGTGTCGCGATACCAGGCTGCGGAGCTCTTCGGGTCCTCGACGGGGATGAATGCGGTGGTGATCCGTGGCATGGGTCAACCGTAGAGCGGGCGAGGCGAGGGATGGAGAAGAACACTCCACCGGTGCCTGTCACGCGCTCCATATGTCGATCCCCGTTGTCTCGGCTTCGCGGCGGTGAGAAGTGTGACTCACCTTCGGACTCATACGGGGCCAGAGTGCGCCCGCCTGTCAGAGCGCCCGCGAGAACGCCACCCGGTGCTCGCCCGGCCCGTCGTAGTCGCGCCAGGCGCGCACGCCGTCGTAGTCGGTGTCGCCGGATGCCTCGAAGCCGAGCGCCGCGTGGAACGCCTGGGAGCGGCGGTTCGGCACTCCGGTGATCGCGTCGACGCGGTGGCATCCGGCGGCACGGGCCTCGGCGAAGAATGTCTCGTAGAGGGTGCGGGCGAGGCCGAGGTGGCGGAGGTCGGGGCGCACGCCGACGAAATGGATGTACGCGACGTCCGGTTGGGCGTGGGAATGGAAGCCGATGAGGAAGGCGGCCAGGCCGTCGGCGTCTTCGGCGAGGAAGCTCGTGTCGCTGAAATGCTGGAAGAACAGCGGCGGCAGCAGCAGGTGGAGCGAGGTGGCGGGCATGCCCCACCAGTCCGGGATCGCGGCGACGACGGCCGGTTGGTCGGCGACGCGAGGGCGACGCACCACGAGGCCACGCGGCAGAGCGGCATCGGCCGGGAGCTCGATCGGCGGCTGCAGCATCCGTGGTTCAAAGGCCATGGTCGATTGTCGCAACCCGGCTTGAGACCGTCACTTCCGCGAGCGGCCGACCGGCTCGGGCGGTCGCGCAGCAGGAACCTCTGCCGGCTCGGGACTCGGCACCCTTCGGCGCGACAGGGCGACGCCGACGAGGGCGATCACGCCGCCCACGATCGCGAGGAGGGCCGGAACCTCGGCGAACAGGATGAGGCTGAGCACGATCGTCACCGGCGGGACGATGTAGGTCGAGACGCCGAGCTGGCCCGCGGGCATCCGTGACAGGGCATAGGACCACGTCGTGTAGCCGAGCGCCGTGGGAATCGCGCCGAGCCAGATCATGCCGATCAGCCCTTCGACCGGGGCGGACTGGATGCCCGCGATGAACTCACCGGCGAACGGCAGGCAGACGACCATTCCGATCACGCAGCCGAGCCAGACCACTTGCGCACTGGGAAGCCTCGCGAGCACGGGCTTCTGGAACAGCACGCCGGCGGCGTAGGTGAGGGCGGCGAGCAGCGCCCAGAACACGCCGATGCCGGCGCCGAGCACCGAACCGCCCGTGCCGACGCCGATGAGCACGACACCGAGGAACGCGACCGCCGTGCCGATCAGGAGCCACCTCGGAAGGCCCTCGCCGAGGAAGATCCCGGCGCCGAGGGCGATCAGGATCGGGCCGATGTTGACGATCATCGCGGTCGTGCCGGCGTCGAGCGTCTGCTCGGCGAGGTTGAGCAGAATGCTGTAGCCGCCGAACCACAGGCCGCCGAAACCCAACAGGAGCAACCACTCGCGACGCGTCGGCGCGATCCACTTGTGCCGCAGCAGCAACGGGGCCAGCAGGATGGAGCCGACGATGAGCCGTCCGAGCGCGAGCCCGCCGGCGGTGAAGTGGGGCGCGGTGCTCCGAACGACGATGAACGCGCTCGCCCACGCCAGGATCGTCACGCCGATGGCGATGTAGACGAGTGGGGTCACGGTCTTCGTTCGTTGCGCAGTGCTCACAGACTGAAGCTAGTTGGGTGCGCGGGCGCCGCCGCGACGCCGCCGGCGATCTGGCAGAGGATCGCGGATCGACGTCGGAAAGCAGTCGGTCGGTCACGGCCCAGTCCATGCAGATCGTGCTGGAGCAGCGCTCGCACGGAGACCCTCAGCCCGATACGAGACAATGTCACGCGTGATCCTCTCCCCGCAGCATCCGCTCTCCGCCGGCCTCACGTCTGACTCGCGCCTCGTGCGCGCATATAGGGGAGAGCGTTCGGACACGACGCCCGTGTGGTTCATGCGGCAGGCCGGGCGGTCGCTGCCCGAGTATCGCGACCTGCGCGTCGGCACGCGCATGCTCGACGCGTGCCTCGACCCCGAGATGGCGAGCGAGATCACGCTGCAGCCCGTGCGTCGGCACAAGGTCGACGCGGGCATCTTCTTCAGCGACATCGTCGTGCCGTTGAAGCTCGTGGGCGTCGATGTCGAGATCCAGCCGGGGCGCGGGCCCGTGTTCGGTAGGGGATACGCGGATGCCGCGGGGGTCGCGGAGTTGACGAGCGTTGATCCTGCTCGGCTTGATGATGCATCGGGGCCGATTTCGGAGGCGGTCGAACGCACGATCGCCGAGCTCAACATCACCGACAACGGATCCGCCACCGCCACGCCGCTCATCGGGTTCGCCGGGGCGCCGTTCACGCTCGCGGCGTACCTCGCCGAGGGCGGCCCGTCGAAAGACCACCTCGCCGCCCGCACGCTCATGCACGCCGACGCGGGCGCCTGGCGCGCGCTCATGGACTGGACGGCCGAACTCAGCGGACGCTTCCTGCGTGCACAGGTGCTCGCCGGGGCATCCGCCGCCCAGCTCTTCGACTCGTGGGCCGGCGCCCTCTCGCTCGAGGACTACGAGCGCCACGTCGCGCCCGCCTCGGCGAAGGCGCTCAGCTTCGTGCACGACCTCGAGTACGAGGCGACGGATGCCGCGGGCACGGCCGTGACCCGCCACGTGCCGGTGGTGCACTTCGGCGTCGGCACCGGCGAACTGCTCGGCGCGATGGAGGGCGTCGGCGTCGACACCGTCGGCGTGGACTACCGCGTGCCGCTCGACGTCGCCGCCCAGCGCGTCGGCGCGGGCGTTCCCCTGCAGGGCAACCTCGACCCCGCACTGCTCGCCGCGCCCTGGCCCGTGCTCGAGGGCGCCGTGAGCGAGGTGCTGCGCCGCGGGCAGGTCGCTCCGGCCCACGTCTTCAACCTCGGCCACGGCGTGCCGCCCGAGACCGATCCCACCGTGCTCACCCGGGTGGTCGAGCTCGTGCACGAGGCAGGCGCATGAGCGACGAGCCGAACGTGTCGCTCGGGTCCGACGACGACCTCGAGACCATCAGCCTCGAAGCCGACGTCGTCGTGGTCGGCGGCGGCGTCGCGGGCCTCGTGGCGGCACTCGAGTGCGCCAAGGTCGGCTTGCGCGTCACGGTCCTCGAACGGCGCGAGGAGGTCGGCGGATGCGTCGGCCGCGTCGAGCTCGACGGACTCTCGCTCGACAGCGGCGCCGAGTCCTTCGCGACCCGCGGCGGCTCGGTCGAGGAGCTCCTCGGCTCGCTCGGCCTCGCGGGCGACATCGAGCGACCGAACCCGGCTGGCGCGTGGCTCGCCATGCCCGGCTCGAGCGGCGCTCTCACGACAGCGCCATTGCCGCGCACGGGCGTGCTCGGCATCCCCGCGAACCCGCTCGGCGACGACGTGCGGCGCATCATCGGCTGGGGCGGCGCGATCCGCGCGTATGCCGACCGGATCATGCCCATCGTGCGCATCGGCCGCGCCCACAGCCTCGGACAGCTCGTGCGATCACGCATGGGGCAGGCCGTGCTCGACCGGCTCGTGACCCCGATCTCGGCCGGCGTGTACTCGGCCGATCCCGACGACCTCGACCTGGACGTCGTGGCTCCCGGACTCAACGAGGCGATGACCCGCGCCGGCTCGCTCTCGGGCGGCGTCGGCGAGCTCGTCGAGGCGCGCAAGGCCGGCAGTGCCGTGCTGGGCCTTCGCGGCGGCATGCACCGTCTCGTCGACGCGTTGCGGCGCGAGCTCGAGCGGTTCGGCGTGACGGTCGTCACCTTCGCCGAGGTGAACGGACTCGAGCGATCGCACACCGAAGCCCCGGAATGGCGCGTCACCGCGACGACTCCCGTGGCCGAGCTCCTGGTCGACGCCCGCTATGTCGTGCTCGCCGCCCCGGCGCAGACCTCGCGCCGCCTGCTCGGCGACGCCGTCGAGGGATGGGCGGATGCCTCGAGCTGGCCGGCCGCGGCATCCGTCGAACTCGTGACCCTCGTGCTCGAGGCACCCGCGCTCGACGCCGCACCGCGCGGAACCGGCGTGCTCGTGGCATCCGGAACCCCCGGCGTGAGCGCGAAGGCACTCACCCACGCGACCGCGAAATGGTCGTGGCTCGCCGAGGCCGCGGGCGGTCGCCACGTCGTGCGCCTTTCGTACGGGCGGGCAGGCGAACCCAACCCGCTCGATGGCCTGAGCGACGACGAGGTCGCGCGGCTCGCGCTCGCCGACGCTGCGGCGCTGCTCGGCGTTCCGCTCGACAAGACCATGCTGAGGGCCTCGGCGCGCACCGCGTGGCGCGACGCGCTCTCGCACGCGGCGCTCGGCCAGCGCGATCGGGTGCGCGCACTCGACGAAGCGCTCGCCGCGGAACCGGGCATCGAGGCGACCGGCTCGTGGGTCTCGGGCACGGGCCTGGCGTCGGTGATTCCGCACGCGCTCGCGGCTGCACGACGCATCCGGCACGACGTCGTGCACCCCGGCGACATCGCATAGCCCGAGGGGAATATTGCGGCGCAACCCCCTTGCGCGCCGCGGCGCGGGGTCTACTCTGGTTAGACGCCTACATGGAATGGGGTTTCACATGAAGGGCAAGATCCTCTTCGCCGTCGGGTTGGGAGTCGGCTACGTGCTCGGCACGCGAGCGGGCCGAGAACGCTATGAGCAGATCCGCAAGGGCGCGGAGAAGATCTGGAACACGCCCGCCGTGCAGGAGGGCGTCGACACCGCGAAAGAATTCGCCGCGTCACGGGTGGGAGACCTCAGCGACGTCGTGCTCGACAACGTGAAGTCGTTCGTCCGCACCGTCACGAAGGGCGAGAGCGGGGCGAAGTCGTCGACCGCGAAGCCGAAGTCGTCGGCCGGCGGCAAGACGGAGTCCTCCGGGCCCACGAGAGTCGGCGACGAGCCGACGGGCGGTCCGGGCGCCACGGGCGAGAAGGCCAAGCCCAAGATCGTGAAACCCGCCACGAAGCCGCGCGGGTCGACCGCGGCATCCGACTCCTGATCGCGCGGAAGGTGACCACGCGATGGCTGCACCAGTGAACGACGAGCGCTCACTGCTCACCCTCATCGGTGAGCTCCCCGAGCGGTTCTCGACCCTCATTCGCGCCGAGATCGACCAGATCAAGGCCGAACTCGGCTACAAGGCGAAGCACTTCGGCATCGGCGCCGGGCTGATCGTGATCGCCGGATTCGTCGGCATCTTCCTGCTCGGCACGCTCATCGCCACGGGCATCCTCGCGCTCTCGCTCGTGTTGCCCGGCTGGGCGGCCGCGCTCATCGTCTCGGGCGTGCTGCTGCTCATCGTGCTGATCCTGCTCGGCATCGCCTGGCTGAGCTTCAAGCGCGGCAGCGAACCGCTCGAGACCATCGAGAGCGTGCGCCAAGACCTCGACGCAGTGAAGGGAGTCGGCGACTATGACCGCTACTGACCGGCCCCGGCTGAACAAGAAGACCGAACGAAACCTCACCCGCATCCAGGCGCACGACAACGCCGCGGCCGCGAGAGCCGATCTCGTCTCGACGCTCAGCGCGCTCGAAGACAAGCTCAACGTGCCGAAGCAGTTCAAGATCAAGACGGCCGAGGCCAAGGTGCGCCTGCGCAGGTTCGCCGACGAGCAGCCGGTCGTCGCGATCGGCGTCGCCGTGGCGGCGGTCGCTGCCGTCGGGGTGACGGTCTGGCTCGTCGTGCGTGCGAACCTCGACCGGTAGCAGCGAGCGGGCGGATGCTGCGATGCCCACGAGTGCCGCAGCCCCCGCGCACGCCGCGGTCGCCCAGACCGCCGTCGACCGGGTCGCCGCCGCCGTTCGCGCCGACATCCTGAGCGGCGCGCTCGCGCCCGGCTCTCCCTTGCGCGAGGAATCCGCCGCCGAGCACTACGCGGTGTCCCGGCACACCGTGCGAGCCGCATTCCAGCGCCTCGTCGCCGAGCGGCTCGCGGTCGCCGAGGCCTACCGCGGAGTGCGGGTGACGAGCTTCGATCGCGACCAGGTGATCGCGCTGCAGCAGCTGCGCGCGGCGCTCGAGGTCGAGGCGGTGCGCATCGCGGGGGATCGCTTCGGCTTCGGCGAGGAGTGGCCCGAGTCGGTGCTCGCGCCCGCGCGCGACGCGCTCGACCGCCTCGACGCGGTACGCGAACGGGAGGCGCAAGGCGAGGCCGTCGACTGGCTCGAGGTGGAGCGCATCCACGCCGATTTCCACCGGGCGCTCGTCGCGGCATCCGCGAGCCCTCGCATCATCGAGACGCATACGGCACTCGGCAGCGAACTGCTGCTGTTCCTGTTGCACGTGCGCCCGCACTACACGCTCGGGAGCCTCATCGCCGAGCATCGCGCCCTGCTCGACGAGCTGCCCGCTCGCGGCCCGTCGGCGCTGCGCGAACACCTCGAGCACTCAACGCGATTGCTCGTCGGAGGCTGATCGCGGCATCCGACCGCGGCACAGGGAAGGAACGCTCATGTCCGATGAATCGACGGTGGGAAGCGAGGAGATCGAGGGCGCCGCCACCACGCAGTTCGCCGACCGCGTGTTCGGGTCGGTGCTCGGCGCGTTCGAGATACTCAGCATCAACCTCGGCGACCGGCTCGGCTGGTACCGCGCGCTCGCCGAGTACGGGCCGCTGAGTTCGAGCGAGCTCGCCCGGAGAACGGGGACCGACGAGCGGTACGCGCGGGAGTGGCTCGAACAGCAAGCGGTGAGCGGCATCCTCACCGTCGACGAGACCGAGGCGGACCTCGCGGAGGTCGCGGCATCCGACCGCCATTTCGCACTGCCGGCCGCCCACGCGGAGGTGCTGACCGACGAGACATCGCTCGACTACCTCGCGCCCGTCGCCCGCATGATCGCCGCCTCCGCAGTTCAACTCCCGCAGCTCGCCGGCGCGTACCGCACCGGCGGCGGCGTCTCATGGCAGCAACTCGGCGACGACGCCCACGAGTCACAGGGCGACATCAACCGGCCGTGGTTCGAGCAGCGGCTCGCACCTGCGCTCGCATCGGTCGACTCCCTGCACCAGGTGCTGTCACGGCCCGGCGCCCGAATAGCGGATGTCGGCTGCGGCCACGGTTGGTCGACACTCGCCCTTGCTCGGGCCTACCCCGACGCGCGCGTCGAGGGCTTCGACGTCGACGCGCCGTCGATCGAGGCTGCGCGCCGGCACGCCGCGGAAGCGGGGCTCGGCGAGCATGTCAGGTTCCATGTCGTCGGCGGTGAGGAGCTGTCCGCGGAGGGCCGCTTCGACGCCGCGTTCGTGTTCGAGGCGCTGCACGACATGCCGTATCCCGTCGACGTGCTCGCGGCGATCCGGAGGGCGGCGCGCGACGACGGCGAGGTCGTCATCATGGACGAGGCCGTCGCCGAGCGGTTCGCGCCCGACGGCGACGAGGTCGAGCGGCTCATGTACGGCTACAGCATCCTCGTCTGCCTGCCCGACAGCCTCTCGAGCCCGGGGTCGGTCGGCACCGGCACGGTCATGCGCCAGTCGACGCTCGAGCGCTATGCGCAAGAGGCGGGCTTCACGGGCATCGAGGAGCTGCCGATCGAGGGCTTCGCGTCGTTCCGCTTCACGCGGCTCGTGCGCTGACGCCGGCCGGCGGCATCCGTCATCCGTCTGCGGCACCGTCTGCATCGATGCGTCTGCGTAGCGCTTTTGGCGGTACAGCGGGGAAGGGGGAGGATAGGAGCATGTCTTCCCCCGCTGCCGAAGCGGCAGCCGACGCGCTCCAAACCGATTCCGACGCCGAGCAGATTCTCGAGGGCTACACGGTTTTCGCCGTGCTCCGTCGAGACCCCGAGCGACCCGACGACCTCGACGGACACGACGTGCCGCGCTTCGTCGACGAGATCGACGGCGTGATCTCGCTCGTCGAGAACGAGGGCATCACCCTGCGCGGCATCTACGACGTGTCGGGCCTCCGCTCCGACGCCGACGTGATGCTCTGGCTGCACGGCCCGACGGCCGAAGGGCTGCAGTGGGCGCTCCGCGAGCTGCGTCGCGCCCGGCTCCTGCGCTCGCTACTCCCCACGTGGAACGCCATGGGCGTGCACCGCGACGCCGAGTTCAACAAGGCGCACGTGCCCGGGTTCCTGCGCGGTGTCGAGCCGAAGGGTTGGCTCACCGTCTACCCGTTCGTGCGCAGCTACGACTGGTACCTCCTCCCGCCCGACGAGCGCAGCCGTATGCTCGCCGAGCACGGCCGCAAGGGCGCCGCCTTCCGCGGGGTCGTCGCCAACACCGTCGCGTCGTTCGCGCTCGGCGACTACGAGTGGCTGCTGCCGCTCGAGGCCGACGAGCTCACCGACCTCGTCGACCTCATGCGCGACCTGCGCGCCACCGACGCACGCATGCACGTGCGCGAAGAGGTGCCGTTCTTCACCGGCCGCCGCATCTCGACGGCCGAGCTCGTGGAGGTGCTGCAGTAGTGACGCACTACGACGCGATCCTCCTGTCGAGCTTCGGCGGCCCCGAGGGCCAAGACGACGTGATCCCGTTCCTCCGCAACGTCACGGCCGGTCGCGGCATCCCCGACGAGCGACTTGAAGAGGTCGCGCACCACTACCGCCACTTCGGCGGCGTGAGCCCGATCAACGAACAGAACCGGCAGCTGAAGGCGGCGCTCGAAGCCGAGCTCGCCGCGCGCGACATCGACCTGCCCGTGTACTGGGGCAACCGCAACTGGGCGCCGTACTTCCGCGACGTCGTCGCCGAGGCCGAGGCGAACGGCCACACCGAGCTGCTCGGCCTCGTCACGAGCGCCTACACCTCGTATTCGGGCGTGGGGCAGTACCGCGAAGACTTCGAGAAGGCCACCGCAGGCACGCGCGTCTCGATCGATCGCATCCGTGAGTTCTTCGATCACCCCGGGTTCGTGCAGCCCTTCGTCGAGGGGGTGACGGATGCCGCCGCCTCCCTCGTCGCGGCGGGCGTCGCGCCCGATCGCATCCACGTGCTCTATGTCACGCACTCCATCCCGACCGCCGCAGCCGTGGCATCGGGTCCCGAGTTCGGCGATGGCGGCGCGTATGTGGCGCAGCACCTCGCCGTGGCATCCGTCATCAGTGAGGCCGCCGCGCCCGACGCACCGTGGTCGCTCGCCTACCAGTCGCGATCGGGCGACCCGCGCACCCCGTGGCTCGAACCCGACATCAACGACGCGATCGGCGAGCTCGCCGTGGGCGGGCGCGCCGACGCCGTCGTGATCGTGCCGTTCGGGTTCGTGAGCGACCACATGGAGGTCATGTGGGACCTCGACAACGAAGCGGTCGCGACGGCCGGCGAGCACCGCCTCGAAGTGCGCCGCGTGCCCACGCCCGGCGTGCACCCGGCGTTCGTGCGCGGCCTCGTCGACCTCGTGCTCGAACGCGTCAACGACGTGCCGACCGAAGAGCGGCCGCACCTCACGAGCCTCGGCCCGTGGCCCGATCATGCGCGCGTCGCGAGCGGGGCGGTCGTTTCGTCCGACCCCGCGGTGCCGGCAGTGGAGGCGAC
The Agromyces albus DNA segment above includes these coding regions:
- a CDS encoding glutamyl-tRNA reductase; translated protein: MLICLTASHKNAGFDTLERLSANAEHAAPRILAVDDAVQGAVVVATCNRFEAYLDLDAPEGSSPVPLVHEAIRAVGTAAGLEPEELRTTFGFVHGNAVAGHLFAVASGLESVVIGEGEIAGQVRRSLERARAEGTTTPDLERLFQRASQTSRRVKNQTGIGGAGRSLVRLALDLAESRVPDWAEARVLLVGTGRYAGASLAALRERGAIDVRVYSPSGRAGKFAASHAIDAVTKADYAVAAASADVIVTCTTVEHHVVDKAVLTEGRAVLAASASDGLKPGARQLVVDLGLPRNVAPDVAEVPGVDLLDLETIRIHAPLEELGATDAAREIVGRAARTFGESREELDVAPAVVALRKHVFGILEDEIERARARGDEDGRTEAALRHLAGVLLHTPMVRSREHARAGEQRAWVDGVAAVFGVTPDAAVSEVSRPQSATGAADAS
- a CDS encoding VOC family protein gives rise to the protein MPRITTAFIPVEDPKSSAAWYRDTFALTIRETGEASAVLGGDDGTAITLLGPASGIAQRPGLEWATCNFLVSNLDGTRESLRAAGMDVSGISGDPDQCRFFTTRDPDRNMLLITDR
- a CDS encoding GNAT family N-acetyltransferase, producing the protein MAFEPRMLQPPIELPADAALPRGLVVRRPRVADQPAVVAAIPDWWGMPATSLHLLLPPLFFQHFSDTSFLAEDADGLAAFLIGFHSHAQPDVAYIHFVGVRPDLRHLGLARTLYETFFAEARAAGCHRVDAITGVPNRRSQAFHAALGFEASGDTDYDGVRAWRDYDGPGEHRVAFSRAL
- a CDS encoding DMT family transporter — protein: MSTAQRTKTVTPLVYIAIGVTILAWASAFIVVRSTAPHFTAGGLALGRLIVGSILLAPLLLRHKWIAPTRREWLLLLGFGGLWFGGYSILLNLAEQTLDAGTTAMIVNIGPILIALGAGIFLGEGLPRWLLIGTAVAFLGVVLIGVGTGGSVLGAGIGVFWALLAALTYAAGVLFQKPVLARLPSAQVVWLGCVIGMVVCLPFAGEFIAGIQSAPVEGLIGMIWLGAIPTALGYTTWSYALSRMPAGQLGVSTYIVPPVTIVLSLILFAEVPALLAIVGGVIALVGVALSRRRVPSPEPAEVPAARPPEPVGRSRK
- the hemE gene encoding uroporphyrinogen decarboxylase, whose translation is MSRVILSPQHPLSAGLTSDSRLVRAYRGERSDTTPVWFMRQAGRSLPEYRDLRVGTRMLDACLDPEMASEITLQPVRRHKVDAGIFFSDIVVPLKLVGVDVEIQPGRGPVFGRGYADAAGVAELTSVDPARLDDASGPISEAVERTIAELNITDNGSATATPLIGFAGAPFTLAAYLAEGGPSKDHLAARTLMHADAGAWRALMDWTAELSGRFLRAQVLAGASAAQLFDSWAGALSLEDYERHVAPASAKALSFVHDLEYEATDAAGTAVTRHVPVVHFGVGTGELLGAMEGVGVDTVGVDYRVPLDVAAQRVGAGVPLQGNLDPALLAAPWPVLEGAVSEVLRRGQVAPAHVFNLGHGVPPETDPTVLTRVVELVHEAGA
- the hemG gene encoding protoporphyrinogen oxidase, encoding MSDEPNVSLGSDDDLETISLEADVVVVGGGVAGLVAALECAKVGLRVTVLERREEVGGCVGRVELDGLSLDSGAESFATRGGSVEELLGSLGLAGDIERPNPAGAWLAMPGSSGALTTAPLPRTGVLGIPANPLGDDVRRIIGWGGAIRAYADRIMPIVRIGRAHSLGQLVRSRMGQAVLDRLVTPISAGVYSADPDDLDLDVVAPGLNEAMTRAGSLSGGVGELVEARKAGSAVLGLRGGMHRLVDALRRELERFGVTVVTFAEVNGLERSHTEAPEWRVTATTPVAELLVDARYVVLAAPAQTSRRLLGDAVEGWADASSWPAAASVELVTLVLEAPALDAAPRGTGVLVASGTPGVSAKALTHATAKWSWLAEAAGGRHVVRLSYGRAGEPNPLDGLSDDEVARLALADAAALLGVPLDKTMLRASARTAWRDALSHAALGQRDRVRALDEALAAEPGIEATGSWVSGTGLASVIPHALAAARRIRHDVVHPGDIA
- a CDS encoding YtxH domain-containing protein, with protein sequence MKGKILFAVGLGVGYVLGTRAGRERYEQIRKGAEKIWNTPAVQEGVDTAKEFAASRVGDLSDVVLDNVKSFVRTVTKGESGAKSSTAKPKSSAGGKTESSGPTRVGDEPTGGPGATGEKAKPKIVKPATKPRGSTAASDS
- a CDS encoding phage holin family protein; this translates as MAAPVNDERSLLTLIGELPERFSTLIRAEIDQIKAELGYKAKHFGIGAGLIVIAGFVGIFLLGTLIATGILALSLVLPGWAAALIVSGVLLLIVLILLGIAWLSFKRGSEPLETIESVRQDLDAVKGVGDYDRY
- a CDS encoding DUF3618 domain-containing protein; this translates as MTATDRPRLNKKTERNLTRIQAHDNAAAARADLVSTLSALEDKLNVPKQFKIKTAEAKVRLRRFADEQPVVAIGVAVAAVAAVGVTVWLVVRANLDR
- a CDS encoding GntR family transcriptional regulator — encoded protein: MPTSAAAPAHAAVAQTAVDRVAAAVRADILSGALAPGSPLREESAAEHYAVSRHTVRAAFQRLVAERLAVAEAYRGVRVTSFDRDQVIALQQLRAALEVEAVRIAGDRFGFGEEWPESVLAPARDALDRLDAVREREAQGEAVDWLEVERIHADFHRALVAASASPRIIETHTALGSELLLFLLHVRPHYTLGSLIAEHRALLDELPARGPSALREHLEHSTRLLVGG
- a CDS encoding class I SAM-dependent methyltransferase, translated to MSDESTVGSEEIEGAATTQFADRVFGSVLGAFEILSINLGDRLGWYRALAEYGPLSSSELARRTGTDERYAREWLEQQAVSGILTVDETEADLAEVAASDRHFALPAAHAEVLTDETSLDYLAPVARMIAASAVQLPQLAGAYRTGGGVSWQQLGDDAHESQGDINRPWFEQRLAPALASVDSLHQVLSRPGARIADVGCGHGWSTLALARAYPDARVEGFDVDAPSIEAARRHAAEAGLGEHVRFHVVGGEELSAEGRFDAAFVFEALHDMPYPVDVLAAIRRAARDDGEVVIMDEAVAERFAPDGDEVERLMYGYSILVCLPDSLSSPGSVGTGTVMRQSTLERYAQEAGFTGIEELPIEGFASFRFTRLVR
- the hemQ gene encoding hydrogen peroxide-dependent heme synthase, whose protein sequence is MSSPAAEAAADALQTDSDAEQILEGYTVFAVLRRDPERPDDLDGHDVPRFVDEIDGVISLVENEGITLRGIYDVSGLRSDADVMLWLHGPTAEGLQWALRELRRARLLRSLLPTWNAMGVHRDAEFNKAHVPGFLRGVEPKGWLTVYPFVRSYDWYLLPPDERSRMLAEHGRKGAAFRGVVANTVASFALGDYEWLLPLEADELTDLVDLMRDLRATDARMHVREEVPFFTGRRISTAELVEVLQ